In Sphingobium amiense, a genomic segment contains:
- a CDS encoding diacylglycerol/lipid kinase family protein, with product MVCVALLSNPKSTGNRQTLPRVRSYCANHPDIFHYEVEHVDQIGRAFQTIARVNPAVIVINGGDGTVQASLTELYQGEHFQGRVPPIAVLPNGKTNLIALDLGIHGDPIKALERILEIAKSGVEDHVVARELIALSDGQAGSRPVLGMFLGGAGLADTMLYCRNQIYPLGLSNGLSHFITALAVLFSLLFGIRARFLPPSSKPVRISLIRDGELAGRFSVLIVTTLEKLLLGVQTGGGGRGRMKLMAVDQSLPALLRLFWASIFRRIGKARMQGIHLEQGDMIRIEGDRSSVILDGELFEASEGKPIVLRSTEPVPFLRLAA from the coding sequence TCCAATCCCAAATCCACGGGCAACCGGCAGACGCTTCCGCGCGTGCGCAGCTATTGCGCCAACCATCCCGACATTTTCCATTATGAGGTGGAGCATGTCGATCAGATCGGACGCGCGTTCCAGACCATCGCCCGCGTGAACCCGGCCGTCATCGTCATCAACGGCGGCGACGGCACGGTGCAGGCGTCGCTCACCGAACTCTATCAGGGCGAGCATTTTCAGGGCCGGGTGCCCCCCATCGCGGTGCTGCCCAACGGCAAGACAAACCTCATCGCGCTCGACCTCGGCATCCATGGCGACCCGATCAAGGCGCTGGAGCGCATCCTGGAGATCGCCAAGTCGGGGGTCGAGGATCATGTCGTCGCGCGCGAACTGATCGCCCTGTCGGACGGACAGGCTGGCTCGCGGCCGGTGCTGGGCATGTTTCTGGGCGGAGCGGGCCTTGCCGACACGATGCTCTATTGCCGCAACCAGATCTATCCGCTGGGCCTTTCCAACGGCCTCAGCCATTTCATCACGGCGCTGGCGGTGCTGTTTTCGCTGCTGTTCGGCATCCGTGCGCGCTTCCTGCCGCCGTCGAGCAAGCCGGTGCGCATCTCGCTCATCCGCGACGGCGAGCTGGCGGGACGCTTTTCCGTGCTGATCGTCACCACGCTGGAGAAGCTGCTGCTGGGCGTGCAGACGGGCGGCGGCGGGCGGGGCCGCATGAAGCTGATGGCGGTGGACCAGAGCCTGCCCGCGCTGCTGCGCCTGTTCTGGGCCAGCATCTTCCGCCGCATCGGCAAGGCGCGGATGCAGGGCATTCATCTGGAACAGGGCGACATGATCCGCATCGAGGGCGACAGGAGCAGCGTCATCCTCGACGGCGAACTGTTCGAGGCGTCGGAAGGCAAGCCCATCGTGCTGCGTTCGACCGAGCCGGTGCCGTTTCTGCGCCTCGCCGCCTGA
- a CDS encoding chorismate mutase, with protein MDETLKRYRESIDNIDAALVFMLAERFKITQAVGEHKATHDLPPADPGREERQVARLRQLAADARLDPDFTEKFLRFIIDEVIRHHERLREG; from the coding sequence ATGGACGAAACCCTCAAGCGCTACCGCGAAAGCATCGACAATATCGACGCGGCGCTGGTGTTCATGCTGGCCGAACGCTTCAAGATCACGCAGGCGGTGGGCGAACACAAGGCGACGCACGACCTGCCGCCCGCCGATCCGGGGCGTGAGGAACGGCAGGTCGCGCGCCTGCGCCAACTGGCCGCCGACGCCCGTCTCGATCCCGATTTCACCGAGAAATTCCTGCGCTTCATCATTGACGAGGTGATCCGCCACCACGAGCGTCTGCGCGAAGGCTGA
- the spt gene encoding serine palmitoyltransferase translates to MTDAAATANDARTPAEKSNARDLFSKFDGLIAEREALLATGVRDPFAIVMDKVLSPTQAVIKGKDTILLGTYNYMGMTFDPDVVAAGKKALDEFGAGTTGSRVLNGTYQGHREVEEALKDFYGTSGAMVFSTGYQANLGVISTLAGKGDYVVLDADSHASIYDGCFLGDAEIVRFRHNSVEDLDKRLGRLPADALKLVVLEGVYSMLGDVAPLPAMVAAVRKHANCMILVDEAHGMGFFGEHGRGVYEEQGVEKDVDFVVGTFSKSVGTVGGFCVSNHPKFEVLRLVCRPYVFTASLPPSVVATAATSIRKLMHAGEKRAHLWKNSQRLHKGLTDLGFKLGTETPQSAIIAVILSDQTQAVAMWQALLELGLYVNMARPPATPAGTFLLRCSLCAEHSDAQVEQIIGMFEAAGRATGAID, encoded by the coding sequence ATGACCGACGCAGCCGCCACCGCGAACGACGCCCGCACCCCCGCGGAAAAGAGCAACGCGCGCGACCTCTTCTCCAAGTTCGACGGCCTGATCGCGGAGCGCGAAGCGCTGCTGGCGACGGGCGTGCGCGATCCCTTCGCCATCGTCATGGACAAGGTGCTGTCCCCCACGCAGGCGGTCATCAAGGGCAAGGACACGATCCTGCTCGGCACCTATAATTATATGGGTATGACCTTCGACCCGGACGTGGTCGCGGCGGGCAAGAAAGCGCTCGACGAGTTCGGCGCGGGCACGACCGGCAGCCGCGTGCTGAACGGCACCTATCAGGGGCACCGGGAAGTCGAGGAGGCGCTCAAGGATTTCTACGGCACGTCCGGCGCCATGGTCTTTTCGACCGGCTATCAGGCGAACCTCGGCGTCATTTCGACGCTGGCGGGCAAGGGCGACTATGTCGTGCTCGACGCCGACAGCCATGCGTCCATCTATGACGGCTGCTTCCTGGGCGATGCGGAGATCGTGCGCTTCCGCCACAACAGCGTCGAGGATCTGGACAAAAGGCTCGGGCGCCTGCCCGCCGACGCGCTGAAGCTCGTGGTGCTGGAAGGCGTCTATTCGATGCTGGGCGATGTCGCCCCCCTGCCCGCCATGGTCGCGGCGGTGCGCAAACATGCCAACTGCATGATCCTTGTCGACGAAGCGCATGGCATGGGCTTTTTCGGCGAGCATGGCCGGGGCGTGTATGAAGAACAGGGCGTCGAGAAGGACGTCGATTTCGTCGTCGGCACCTTCTCCAAATCGGTGGGAACGGTCGGCGGCTTCTGCGTTTCCAACCATCCCAAGTTCGAGGTGCTGCGCCTCGTCTGCCGCCCCTATGTCTTCACCGCGTCGCTGCCGCCCAGCGTCGTGGCGACCGCCGCGACCAGCATCCGCAAGCTCATGCACGCGGGCGAAAAGCGCGCCCATCTGTGGAAGAACAGCCAGCGGCTGCACAAGGGGCTGACCGATCTCGGCTTCAAGCTGGGGACGGAAACGCCGCAGTCGGCGATCATCGCGGTGATCCTGAGCGACCAGACGCAGGCGGTCGCCATGTGGCAGGCGCTGCTGGAACTGGGTCTCTACGTCAACATGGCCCGCCCGCCCGCGACGCCTGCGGGCACCTTCCTACTGCGCTGCTCGCTGTGCGCCGAACATAGCGACGCGCAGGTCGAACAGATCATCGGCATGTTCGAAGCAGCCGGCAGGGCGACGGGCGCCATCGACTGA
- a CDS encoding DMT family transporter, whose translation MFGLIASILFVLIWSTGFIVARAVAPHAAPEMVLALRLLLTTLLLGGAAAVAGQGWPRGRRLGQHLAAGAMLHGIYLTISWWAISHGMPAGIMSLLGATQPLMVAVASVALLGERLPGRAWAGLAIAITGVTCVLLPAIERSGGGGVPVIPAVLGVCGIIGMTAGTLIQRGEIGGDPILMSGAVQNLGGAAVAIAAMLIVGEWRWDNSPVLWLSFGWSVVGLSVSALSLLVWLVRHQGPTRMSMLLLLVPPLAAVEAWALFGERLGPVQIAGFALALGGVLLGRSGPRKVAPLEAAEGA comes from the coding sequence ATGTTCGGCCTGATCGCTTCCATCCTTTTCGTGCTCATCTGGTCGACGGGCTTCATCGTCGCGCGGGCGGTCGCGCCCCATGCCGCGCCGGAAATGGTGCTGGCGCTGCGCCTGCTGCTGACGACATTGCTGCTCGGCGGCGCGGCGGCGGTGGCGGGACAGGGCTGGCCGCGCGGAAGGCGGCTGGGGCAGCATCTGGCGGCGGGCGCGATGCTGCACGGGATATATCTGACGATAAGCTGGTGGGCGATCAGCCACGGCATGCCCGCGGGCATCATGTCCCTGCTGGGCGCGACGCAGCCGCTGATGGTCGCGGTGGCAAGCGTCGCGCTGCTGGGCGAGCGGTTGCCGGGGCGGGCATGGGCGGGCCTCGCCATCGCGATCACCGGCGTCACCTGCGTGCTGCTGCCCGCCATCGAGCGCAGCGGCGGGGGCGGCGTGCCGGTCATTCCGGCGGTGCTGGGGGTGTGCGGCATCATCGGGATGACAGCGGGCACGCTGATCCAGCGCGGCGAGATCGGTGGCGATCCGATCCTGATGTCGGGCGCGGTGCAGAATCTGGGCGGCGCGGCGGTCGCCATCGCCGCGATGCTGATCGTGGGCGAATGGCGATGGGACAATAGCCCCGTGCTGTGGCTGAGCTTCGGCTGGTCGGTCGTCGGCCTTTCGGTCAGCGCGCTCAGCCTGCTGGTCTGGCTGGTGCGGCATCAGGGGCCGACGCGCATGTCGATGCTGCTGCTGCTCGTGCCGCCGCTCGCCGCCGTCGAGGCGTGGGCGCTGTTCGGCGAGCGGCTGGGGCCGGTGCAGATTGCGGGCTTCGCGCTTGCGCTGGGCGGTGTACTGCTCGGGCGGTCGGGACCGAGGAAGGTCGCGCCGCTGGAGGCGGCGGAAGGCGCCTGA
- the hrpB gene encoding ATP-dependent helicase HrpB: MTDLPIHAALPDLLAALREGSNAVLVAPPGAGKTTAVAPALLGEPWCTGQVLLLSPRRLAARAAAERIAELMGEQPGGTVGYATRMDSKASARTRLLVLTEGIFVRRIQDDPELGGVSAVLFDEVHERSLDSDFGLALALDAQEALRPDLRIVPMSATLDGARFASLLGGAPVIESEGRIQPLELRHIGRAAEKRIEDEMAGAIRRALSDEAEGDLLAFLPGVAEIERTAERIEGLAEVHRLHGSLDPAAQRAAIRPSREGRRKVILATAIAETSLTIDGVRIVVDSGLARRPRYDRAAGVTRLVTERASQAAATQRAGRAARQRPGVAYRLWEAAASAGMPPFDPPEILESDLSSLLLDCALWGVNDPASLRWLDPPPAAAVEEARRRLTVLDALDGDGRITAHGKALAKLPLSPRLAHMLVRAGEMGLAEVAAEVAVLLGERGVGGQDIDLTLRRQRWRRESGRRADAARGLAKRWATLLKPLPFKSKGGAGLPSRVGVGASAGGSLRSPPTPSPSLEGRGENDVGLCLALAFPDRVAKRRSADGADWASVGGRGFRLDPLSPLAREEWLAVGEVQGSAAGARILSAAPIGEADVIALFGARIAEHRTVRFRPASGGIEALRERRLGAVRLSSGSDDRPDPDAVVAALVEGVAQGGLSLLPWSDAAQSLRMRAAFAGVEALSDEALMATLDEWLPPLLAGKRKLGDIDRSHLSGVLEGLIGWEGKSQLDRLAPPDFRSPAGSHHAIDYAAEGGPRVELRVQALFGLSEHPTVGSQRIPLLLSLTSPAGRPIQTTRDLPGFWAGNWRDVAKEMRGRYPRHPWPDDPAAASATLRTKNADARSKS, from the coding sequence ATGACCGACCTGCCGATCCATGCCGCGCTGCCCGATCTGCTCGCCGCGCTGCGCGAAGGGAGCAACGCCGTGCTGGTGGCGCCCCCGGGCGCGGGCAAGACCACGGCGGTGGCGCCCGCTCTGCTGGGCGAGCCATGGTGCACGGGGCAGGTGCTGCTGCTGTCGCCCCGGAGGCTGGCGGCGCGGGCGGCGGCGGAGCGGATCGCCGAACTGATGGGCGAACAGCCCGGCGGCACGGTGGGCTACGCCACGCGGATGGACAGCAAGGCGAGCGCGCGCACGCGGCTGCTGGTGCTGACCGAAGGCATTTTCGTGCGGCGGATACAGGACGACCCGGAACTGGGTGGCGTGTCGGCGGTGCTGTTCGACGAAGTGCATGAACGCAGCCTCGACAGCGATTTCGGGCTGGCGCTGGCGCTCGATGCGCAGGAGGCGCTGCGGCCCGACCTGCGGATCGTGCCGATGTCCGCGACGCTGGATGGCGCGCGCTTCGCGTCGCTGCTGGGCGGCGCGCCGGTGATCGAGAGCGAAGGGCGCATTCAGCCGCTGGAACTGCGCCATATCGGACGCGCGGCGGAAAAGCGCATTGAGGATGAGATGGCGGGCGCGATCCGCCGGGCGCTGAGCGACGAAGCGGAGGGCGACCTGCTCGCCTTCCTGCCCGGCGTGGCGGAGATCGAGCGGACGGCGGAGCGGATCGAGGGGCTGGCGGAAGTCCACCGGCTGCACGGAAGTCTCGATCCGGCGGCGCAGCGCGCGGCGATCCGCCCGTCGCGAGAGGGGCGGCGCAAGGTGATCCTCGCCACCGCTATCGCGGAAACCAGCCTGACCATCGACGGCGTGCGGATAGTGGTGGACAGCGGGCTGGCGCGGCGGCCCCGCTACGACCGGGCGGCGGGCGTCACACGGCTGGTGACGGAGCGGGCGAGTCAGGCGGCGGCGACGCAGCGGGCCGGACGCGCCGCGCGGCAGCGACCCGGTGTCGCCTACCGACTGTGGGAAGCGGCGGCGAGCGCGGGGATGCCGCCCTTCGACCCGCCCGAGATACTGGAAAGCGACCTGTCGAGCCTGCTGCTCGACTGCGCGCTGTGGGGCGTCAACGATCCGGCGAGCCTGCGCTGGCTCGATCCGCCGCCCGCCGCCGCGGTGGAAGAAGCGCGGCGGCGGCTGACGGTGCTGGACGCGCTCGACGGGGACGGGCGGATCACGGCGCATGGGAAAGCGCTGGCGAAGCTGCCGCTGTCACCGCGTCTGGCGCATATGCTGGTGCGCGCGGGCGAGATGGGGCTGGCCGAGGTGGCGGCGGAGGTCGCCGTGCTGCTGGGCGAACGCGGCGTCGGCGGGCAGGACATCGACCTGACGCTGCGGCGGCAGCGCTGGCGGCGGGAAAGCGGCAGGCGCGCGGATGCGGCGCGGGGGCTGGCAAAGCGGTGGGCGACTTTATTGAAGCCCCTCCCTTTCAAGTCGAAGGGAGGCGCGGGACTCCCTTCGAGGGTTGGGGTGGGTGCCTCCGCAGGAGGCTCGCTTCGCTCGCCACCCACCCCCAGCCCCTCCCTGGAAGGGAGGGGAGAAAATGACGTCGGCCTCTGCCTCGCCCTCGCTTTCCCCGACCGGGTGGCGAAGCGCCGGTCGGCGGATGGCGCGGACTGGGCGAGCGTGGGCGGGCGCGGCTTCCGGCTCGATCCGCTGTCGCCGCTGGCGCGCGAAGAGTGGCTCGCGGTAGGCGAAGTGCAGGGGAGCGCGGCGGGCGCGCGCATCCTGTCGGCCGCCCCCATCGGCGAGGCGGACGTGATCGCCCTGTTCGGCGCACGGATCGCGGAGCATCGCACGGTGCGCTTCCGGCCCGCCAGTGGCGGGATCGAAGCCTTGCGCGAACGGCGGCTGGGCGCGGTGCGTTTGTCGAGCGGATCGGATGACCGGCCCGATCCCGATGCGGTGGTGGCCGCGCTGGTGGAGGGCGTGGCGCAGGGCGGCCTTTCGCTTCTGCCATGGTCGGACGCAGCGCAATCGCTGCGAATGCGGGCAGCATTCGCGGGGGTGGAGGCGCTGTCCGACGAAGCGCTGATGGCGACGCTGGACGAATGGCTGCCGCCGCTGCTGGCGGGCAAGCGAAAGCTGGGCGACATCGACCGCTCGCACCTGTCGGGCGTGCTGGAAGGGCTGATCGGATGGGAGGGCAAGAGCCAGCTCGACCGGCTCGCCCCGCCCGATTTCCGTTCCCCCGCCGGAAGCCATCACGCCATCGACTATGCCGCCGAGGGCGGGCCGCGCGTGGAACTGCGCGTGCAGGCGCTCTTCGGCCTCAGCGAGCATCCAACGGTGGGGAGCCAGCGTATCCCGCTGCTGCTGTCGCTCACCTCGCCCGCCGGACGGCCCATTCAGACGACGCGCGACCTGCCGGGCTTCTGGGCAGGCAACTGGCGCGACGTGGCAAAGGAAATGCGCGGCCGATATCCGCGCCATCCATGGCCCGACGATCCGGCGGCGGCCAGCGCCACGCTGCGCACCAAAAATGCCGATGCGCGGTCGAAGTCTTGA
- a CDS encoding ATP-binding protein translates to MAILPGDAERYRTLFETMDDGFCIIEFFDGPHGPLSDYIHVEANAAYERHAGIRNVVGQKLREMVPDEADGWVELYGAVLHTGKPIRFERELVATGHHLEVHSFRVGPFEDRQVAVLFKDITDRVNAQRAQQELHQTLEARIAEALAEREEVETALRQAQKMEAVGQLTGGLAHDFNNLLAGISGAFEMIGVRLAQGRTGDVERYLAAGQGATRRAAALTHRLLAFSRRQTLSPKPTVVNRLLSDFSELVRRTVGPQIEVQTIAASGLWPALVDANQLENALLNLCINARDAMPDGGTITIETANRWLDERTARDHGLTPGQYVTVCTSDTGTGIDKQTLERVFDPFFTTKPIGEGTGLGLSMVYGFARQSNGHVRIYSEVGQGTMVCIYLPRHRGEEEEDAPILVEPALTTDSDRTVLVIDDEPSVRMLVCDALTDLGYHCLEAGDGPSGLRILESAGRVDMLVTDVGLPGGLNGRQVADAARTMRPGLRVLFITGYAENAVLNHGHIEPGMEVLTKPFAVDELRRRVATLAQPDQPNPQPNR, encoded by the coding sequence ATGGCGATCCTGCCGGGGGATGCGGAAAGATACCGCACCCTGTTCGAAACGATGGATGACGGCTTCTGCATCATCGAATTTTTTGATGGACCGCACGGACCGCTCAGCGACTATATCCATGTCGAGGCGAATGCCGCCTATGAGCGCCATGCGGGCATCCGCAATGTCGTCGGCCAGAAGCTGCGCGAAATGGTGCCGGACGAAGCGGACGGCTGGGTCGAGCTTTACGGCGCGGTGCTGCATACGGGCAAGCCGATCCGCTTCGAACGCGAACTGGTCGCGACCGGCCATCATCTCGAAGTGCATAGCTTCCGCGTCGGGCCGTTCGAAGACCGGCAGGTCGCCGTGCTTTTCAAGGACATCACCGACCGCGTGAACGCGCAGCGCGCGCAGCAGGAACTGCATCAGACGCTGGAGGCGCGCATTGCGGAGGCGCTGGCCGAGCGTGAGGAAGTCGAAACCGCGCTGCGGCAGGCGCAGAAGATGGAGGCGGTGGGCCAGCTTACCGGCGGCCTCGCGCACGATTTCAACAATCTGCTGGCGGGTATTTCCGGCGCGTTCGAGATGATCGGCGTCCGGCTGGCGCAGGGGCGGACGGGGGATGTCGAGCGTTATCTCGCCGCCGGGCAGGGGGCGACCCGCCGCGCCGCCGCGCTCACCCACCGTCTGCTCGCTTTCTCCCGCCGTCAGACGCTCTCGCCCAAGCCGACCGTTGTCAACCGGCTGCTCAGCGATTTTTCCGAACTGGTGCGGCGCACGGTCGGGCCGCAGATCGAGGTGCAGACCATCGCCGCGAGCGGCCTCTGGCCCGCGCTGGTCGATGCCAACCAGCTCGAAAATGCGCTGCTCAACCTCTGCATCAACGCGCGTGACGCCATGCCCGATGGCGGCACGATCACGATCGAAACCGCCAACCGCTGGCTGGATGAGCGCACCGCCCGCGACCATGGACTGACGCCGGGCCAATATGTGACAGTCTGCACCAGCGACACCGGCACCGGCATCGACAAGCAGACGCTGGAGCGTGTGTTCGACCCCTTCTTCACGACCAAGCCGATCGGGGAGGGGACGGGCCTTGGCCTGTCGATGGTCTATGGCTTCGCGCGGCAGAGCAACGGCCATGTCCGTATCTATTCCGAAGTCGGGCAGGGCACGATGGTGTGCATCTACCTCCCCCGCCACCGGGGCGAGGAAGAGGAGGATGCGCCGATCCTCGTCGAACCCGCGCTTACCACGGACTCGGACCGGACCGTGCTCGTCATCGACGACGAACCTTCGGTGCGGATGCTGGTGTGCGATGCGCTGACCGATCTTGGCTATCATTGTCTGGAGGCGGGCGACGGTCCTTCGGGGCTGCGCATCCTCGAATCGGCCGGACGTGTCGACATGCTCGTCACCGATGTCGGCCTGCCCGGCGGCCTCAACGGACGGCAGGTGGCGGACGCCGCGCGGACGATGCGTCCGGGCCTGCGCGTGCTCTTCATCACCGGCTATGCCGAAAACGCGGTCCTGAACCACGGCCATATCGAACCGGGGATGGAAGTGCTGACCAAGCCCTTCGCCGTCGATGAACTGCGCCGCCGCGTCGCCACGCTTGCCCAGCCCGATCAGCCGAACCCTCAGCCGAACAGGTAG
- a CDS encoding acyl carrier protein, which translates to MTDRSAIFDSVTAQIEPFNKKGIDLTESTSFAGDLEWDSLTVMDFVAAIEDEFDIIITMNMQAEIETVGQLVDAVAKLKTA; encoded by the coding sequence ATGACGGATCGCAGCGCAATTTTCGACAGCGTCACCGCGCAGATCGAACCCTTCAACAAGAAGGGCATCGACCTGACCGAAAGCACCAGCTTCGCCGGCGATCTGGAGTGGGACAGCCTGACGGTGATGGACTTCGTCGCGGCGATCGAGGACGAATTCGACATCATCATCACGATGAACATGCAGGCCGAGATCGAAACCGTGGGCCAGCTGGTCGACGCGGTGGCGAAGCTCAAGACTGCTTGA
- a CDS encoding polyprenyl synthetase family protein encodes MTAPAPGNVHPIGRAKAEPSLAPIMNLVADGMNQVNAVILDRMQSRIPLIPELAGHLIAGGGKRLRPMLTLACADLVGYAGSRHYKLAAAVEFIHTATLLHDDVVDGSGLRRGRKTANIIWGNSASVLVGDFLFSRSFELMVEAESLKVLKILSGASAIIAEGEVNQLTAQRKIDTSEEQYLDIIGAKTAALFAAACRISAVVADRSEAEEQALDVYGRNLGIAFQLIDDAIDYESDGATMGKDAGDDFRDGKVTLPVILAYARGSEEDRAFWKAAIAGHRIGEEDLAHATGLLRKTGAIADTLARARHYGQRAIDALGRFDAGRAKAALTEAVEFAIARAY; translated from the coding sequence ATGACCGCACCCGCCCCCGGCAACGTTCACCCCATCGGCCGCGCGAAAGCGGAGCCGTCCCTCGCCCCGATCATGAATCTCGTGGCCGACGGCATGAATCAGGTCAATGCCGTCATTCTGGACCGGATGCAGTCGCGCATCCCGCTGATCCCCGAACTGGCCGGACATCTGATCGCGGGTGGCGGCAAAAGGCTGCGCCCGATGCTGACGCTCGCCTGCGCGGACCTGGTGGGCTATGCGGGGAGCCGCCATTACAAGCTCGCCGCCGCGGTCGAGTTCATCCATACCGCCACGCTGCTGCATGACGATGTCGTCGACGGTTCGGGCCTGCGCCGGGGCCGCAAGACCGCCAACATCATCTGGGGCAACAGCGCCAGCGTGCTGGTCGGCGACTTCCTTTTCTCCCGCTCCTTCGAACTGATGGTCGAAGCGGAGTCGCTCAAGGTGCTCAAGATCCTGTCCGGCGCGTCGGCGATCATCGCGGAGGGCGAGGTCAACCAGCTCACCGCCCAGCGCAAGATCGACACGAGCGAGGAACAGTATCTCGACATCATCGGCGCGAAGACCGCCGCGCTCTTCGCCGCCGCCTGCCGCATCTCCGCCGTGGTCGCCGACCGCAGCGAGGCGGAGGAGCAGGCGCTCGACGTGTACGGCCGCAACCTCGGCATCGCGTTCCAGTTGATCGACGACGCCATCGACTATGAGTCGGACGGCGCGACGATGGGCAAGGATGCGGGCGACGATTTCCGCGACGGCAAGGTGACGCTGCCGGTGATCCTCGCCTATGCGCGCGGCAGCGAGGAGGATCGCGCCTTCTGGAAAGCCGCCATCGCCGGGCACCGGATCGGCGAGGAGGATCTCGCTCACGCCACCGGCCTGCTGCGCAAGACGGGCGCGATCGCCGACACGCTGGCGCGCGCGCGCCATTATGGGCAGCGGGCCATCGACGCGCTGGGCCGGTTCGACGCCGGACGGGCGAAGGCCGCGCTGACCGAAGCGGTCGAGTTCGCGATTGCGCGCGCCTATTGA
- a CDS encoding ETC complex I subunit, whose translation MSARIYQIQKNAMQSGKALTHKWVLDFAQSEAKKPDPLTGWAGSGDTQSQVRLTFPSQDAAVAYAQKHGLDYSVLPTPPKTLKIQAYADNFR comes from the coding sequence ATGAGCGCGCGCATCTACCAGATCCAGAAGAACGCCATGCAGTCGGGCAAGGCGCTGACGCACAAATGGGTGCTGGATTTCGCGCAGAGCGAGGCAAAGAAGCCCGATCCACTGACCGGCTGGGCCGGATCGGGCGATACGCAGAGTCAGGTCAGGCTGACCTTTCCCTCGCAGGACGCGGCGGTCGCCTATGCGCAGAAGCACGGCCTCGACTACAGCGTGCTGCCCACGCCGCCCAAGACGCTGAAAATTCAGGCCTACGCCGACAATTTCCGCTGA
- a CDS encoding TSUP family transporter, with protein sequence MILSPETIAFLMAAALMAGCIDAMAGGGGLITLPALMAAGIPPVQAVATNKLQSCFGTFGACVAYARRGHMDLATYKGPVIAAFAGSVGGAWLVQRVDPSILAGLMPALLILIAGYFTFSPKLGEADRHARVGMAGLSGLVGMVGFYDGFFGPGAGAFYTTIFIALGGLALLRATAQTKAANLASNLAGLLTMLAGGHVIWIAGFAMAVGSIAGGQIGSHLAMRFGSRLIKPLLIVMSLALTAKMLLDPKNPIHLYLFG encoded by the coding sequence ATGATCCTGTCCCCCGAAACCATCGCCTTCCTGATGGCCGCCGCGCTGATGGCGGGATGTATCGACGCGATGGCGGGCGGCGGAGGCCTTATCACCCTGCCTGCGTTGATGGCAGCGGGCATTCCGCCGGTGCAGGCGGTGGCGACCAACAAGCTGCAGAGCTGTTTCGGCACGTTCGGCGCATGCGTCGCCTATGCGCGCAGGGGGCATATGGACCTTGCGACCTACAAGGGTCCGGTGATCGCGGCGTTCGCCGGATCGGTGGGCGGCGCCTGGCTCGTCCAGCGGGTCGATCCGTCGATCCTCGCGGGGCTGATGCCCGCGCTGCTGATCCTGATCGCGGGCTATTTCACCTTTTCGCCCAAGCTGGGCGAGGCGGACCGGCACGCCCGCGTCGGGATGGCGGGCCTTTCCGGTCTGGTCGGGATGGTCGGTTTCTACGATGGCTTTTTCGGGCCGGGCGCGGGAGCCTTCTACACCACGATCTTCATCGCGCTGGGCGGGCTGGCGCTGCTGCGCGCGACGGCGCAGACGAAGGCGGCCAATCTTGCCAGCAACCTCGCCGGGCTGCTGACGATGCTGGCAGGCGGGCATGTGATCTGGATCGCGGGCTTCGCCATGGCTGTGGGCAGCATCGCCGGCGGGCAGATCGGGTCGCACCTCGCCATGCGGTTCGGATCGCGGCTCATCAAGCCGCTGCTGATCGTCATGTCGCTGGCGCTGACCGCCAAGATGCTGCTGGACCCGAAGAACCCGATCCACCTCTACCTGTTCGGCTGA